The nucleotide window GGAATTGCCTTGCGGCCGTTGCCTCTAGCCACAGCCCGGCGCTGGTCTGCGACTCGTCGATCCGGTGGTAGGACGCCAGCAACGCCCGAACCGCGTCTTGGTTGTTGCCCACGATGGACGTCGCGACCCGACGCGCCGCGCTAAGCAGTTGGTCGTGGGAGACCACCTCGGTGACGAGGCCGGCCCGCAGCGCGTCGGCCGCCGACAAGTAATCGCCGGTAAGGCTCATCCGGCGGGCCAGGCCCACACCCACCTTCTGGGGCAGCCGCACGCTCAAACCCCAGGTGGGTAGCAACCCGACCCGAGCGTGTGTGTCGGCGAAACGTGCCTGCTCCGAGGCGATCAGAATGTCGCAGTACAGTGCCAGCTCGAGCCCTCCGGTGACCGCGGCGCCGTTGATCGCACCGATCACCGGTTTGGTCATCGCCGGCCAGCGCGGCGAGATATCCGGCAACGCCGACTGGCCGCCTAACTCTTTGAGATCCAGTCCGGCGCAAAACACCGGATCGGCTCCGGTCAGGATGACGACGTCGACGTCATCATCGGTTTCGGCGTCACCGAGGGCTGTGAAAAACCGATCCCGCAGGGCACTGGAGAGTGCGTTGCGGGACTGCGGTCGGTTCAGCGTCAGGGTGCGCACCCGCCCGTCGGTGGCGATCTGCAGGATCTCGTCGGTCATCACCTCACCGTAGAGGGTCACCTGCGCCAACGCTGCCGCGCCTATCGTGGATGCATGTGCCGGAACATCACCGAACTGCGCGGGTTAGAGCCCCCGGCCACCGCCCAGGAAATCGCCGCCGCGGCCCGTCAGTATGTGCGCAAGGTCAGCGGCATCACCCATCCGTCGGCGGCCAACGCCGAAGCGTTCGAGGCCGCGGTCGCCGAAGTCACGGCGACCACGACACGGTTGTTGTCCGCCCTGCCGCCCCGGCGTCAGCCACCCAAGAGCATCCCACCGCTGCGCCGGCCCGAGGTGCTCGCCCGACTGGGCACGCGATCGCAGTGACGCCCGCGCTGAAGGAATGGAGCGCGGCGGTGCATGCCCTGCTGGACGGTCGGCAGAGCATCCTGTTGCGTAAGGGCGGCATCGGCGAGAAGCGGTTCGAGGTGGCGGCGGACGAATTCCTGTTGTTCCCGACGGTCGCGCACAGCCATGCGCAGCGGGTCCGGCCCGAACACCGCGACTTGCTCACCCCCGCGGCTGTCGACAGCGCCGAAGGACACGTGCTCGT belongs to Mycobacterium basiliense and includes:
- a CDS encoding enoyl-CoA hydratase — encoded protein: MTDEILQIATDGRVRTLTLNRPQSRNALSSALRDRFFTALGDAETDDDVDVVILTGADPVFCAGLDLKELGGQSALPDISPRWPAMTKPVIGAINGAAVTGGLELALYCDILIASEQARFADTHARVGLLPTWGLSVRLPQKVGVGLARRMSLTGDYLSAADALRAGLVTEVVSHDQLLSAARRVATSIVGNNQDAVRALLASYHRIDESQTSAGLWLEATAARQFRTSGDDIAANRAAVLQRGRSQIR
- a CDS encoding DUF2277 domain-containing protein, which produces MCRNITELRGLEPPATAQEIAAAARQYVRKVSGITHPSAANAEAFEAAVAEVTATTTRLLSALPPRRQPPKSIPPLRRPEVLARLGTRSQ